TGACGATAGCCTTCAACGGCTCTTTAATCTCAAAGGTTTTATCTAACAAAGGGATCAACTCCAGCTGACCGTTACTTGTCGCAAATTGAATAGCGCCATAGTAAAGATACGAGCCATCATCTAAGGGTATATTCCAGGAAAAAATGCGGAAATTCTGATCCGGAGAGTTCAGAATAGAAATCATCTTGAGCTTCGGAAAAGCAAATTGATAAGAGTTGTTTTCCTTCAATGCAGAAACTAGGGTCTTCACAAAACTGAAGTTCTTCTGCATCCGCTCAGGTTCAGAAAGTCTGGAGAACATGGCGCGCCCCAGACTTGCTAAACTGTCTTGCCATACCTGAAGCTTCGCTTCTTTCGATTGTCCTTGAACAACTGTTGTACAGCTTATTAAAATTATTATCAGTATTTGATGCAAATACTTTTTCACAACGTCTATTTAAAACGCTCCAACAAGGCTTTCGTTAATTTGATACCCTCATCTTCGCTGATTTTATCGCCTTCAAACTCAATTCCAACATAGCCTTTGTATCCAGCTTCCTTCACAATATCCATCATTTTAGCATAATCGATACCTGTTTCATTGCCATTTGCATCAAAAGCATGCGACTTCGCGCTCACCCCTTTTGCATATGGCATCAAATCAGTTACTCCTTGATAACGGTCGTACTCATAGAAGTTACCAAAATCCGGAAGACTACCGCAGTTCTTTTTGTTCACCGTTTTCAATACATCCGCTAACCAGTCGCCATGAGATGAAATCCCGCCATGGTTCTCAACGATTACATTTATCTTTCCTTTCTTACCGTAATCAGCTAAAGCAGAAAGACTTTTTACTACTTGGTCTTTTACCTCTTCCTTCGTTCCCTCACCTGCAGCATTTACGCGGATTGCACGACATCCTAAGAAATTTGCCGCATCAATCCATTTATGATGATTTTCAACCGCCTTTAAACGTTTGTTTTCATCGCGATCTCCTAATGAACCCTCACCGTCGATCATGATCAAAACATTCTTAACACCATTATCTTTCGCTCTATTGTTCAAATCCTTTAAGTAAGTCATATCCTGAGCTTTATCCTTAAAGAATTGATTTACATATTCAACTCCGTAAATACCAAAATTCTTCGCTGTATACTCTGGGAAGTCAATATTTTTCAAATCCCCTTTGAACAACTTCTTATGCAATGACCATTCAGCCAAAGAAATATCAAACCAGCTTTTCTTCGCTGCAAAAACATCTAAAGAAGGTGCAATGGTTACTCCAGCTGCAACTAACCCTAGATTTCTTAAAAATTCTCTTCTTGAGTTCATAGTTTAAATATTAGTGTTTTAAATGTTGGCCCATCCAGACGTCAATACATCTACAAGATGTATCGTCTTGATCGCTAACTTGTGTTTATCAATATAGGCTTGTAATTGCAACAAGCAGGATGCATCGGTCGATATAATGTATTCGGCGTTTACAGCCAGCGCATTTTTCACTTTCTGTTCCGCCATAGCCGATGAGATCCCTTCGAACTTCACCGCAAAAGTGCCGCCAAATCCACAGCAGGTCTCCTGATCGCGCATCTCGACGATCTCAAGTCCGCCAACGTGGCTAAGTAATACACGCGGTTCATCCTTAATTTTACATTCGCGCAGAGCTGAGCAGGAATCATGGTAAACCGCCCTACCGACTAGTTCTGCACCGAAATACTCTTTCTTCATGACGTTGACCAGAAAGTCTGATATCTCGAAGATATTGCGCTGAATACCACGACAACGATTATGGTCTGTTGTATTCGTAAATAGATCATCATAGCCCTCGCGCACCATCCCCGTACAT
The DNA window shown above is from Sphingobacterium hotanense and carries:
- a CDS encoding sugar phosphate isomerase/epimerase family protein — its product is MNSRREFLRNLGLVAAGVTIAPSLDVFAAKKSWFDISLAEWSLHKKLFKGDLKNIDFPEYTAKNFGIYGVEYVNQFFKDKAQDMTYLKDLNNRAKDNGVKNVLIMIDGEGSLGDRDENKRLKAVENHHKWIDAANFLGCRAIRVNAAGEGTKEEVKDQVVKSLSALADYGKKGKINVIVENHGGISSHGDWLADVLKTVNKKNCGSLPDFGNFYEYDRYQGVTDLMPYAKGVSAKSHAFDANGNETGIDYAKMMDIVKEAGYKGYVGIEFEGDKISEDEGIKLTKALLERFK
- a CDS encoding (Fe-S)-binding protein — its product is MHKVELFIPCFIDQLYPETAFNTIKLLEKAGCDVIYNTEQTCCGQPAYNAGFWDDAKSIGQKFLNDFTEEHPIVSPSASCTGMVREGYDDLFTNTTDHNRCRGIQRNIFEISDFLVNVMKKEYFGAELVGRAVYHDSCSALRECKIKDEPRVLLSHVGGLEIVEMRDQETCCGFGGTFAVKFEGISSAMAEQKVKNALAVNAEYIISTDASCLLQLQAYIDKHKLAIKTIHLVDVLTSGWANI